The genomic window CGATGCATTGATGATAACAAGGGGCGCCATCAGGAACTGGATAGACCCGGCTTCGGATATACCTGTTATTTTGCGCGTTTCCGGTGGTCAGAGCATTCTTAAGGAATTATCCAATGAAATCATAACGACCAATATAGAAGATGCAATAAGGATTAACGCATCTGCAATCACATGCTCTGTATACGTGGGCGGGGAATATGAAAAGGAAACCATCGATAATTTGTCTAAGCTCGTGGACGAAGGAGAAAAATACGGAATCCCTGTTCTGGCTGTGACCGCTGTCGGGAAAGAGATGGCTCGCGATGCCAGATACCTGGGCTTGGCTTCCAGGATTTGCGTGGAAATCGGAGCACATATGATCAAGACCTACTATACAGAAGATTTTGGGAACGTTGTCGAGGCGTGCGGTAATGTCCCTGTGGTTATTGCAGGCGGGAAAAAGCTACCAGAGATGGAGGCTCTGCAGATGAGCTATAATGCAGTCTCTGATGGCGCGGTTGGTGTGGATATGGGCAGGAATATCTTCCAGAGCGACAACCCAGGGGGAATGATAAAGGCTGTAAGAGCGATTGTTCACGATGGTAAGTCAGTGGAAGATGCTTACGAGATATACGAACAATCGAAATAGATTACCCTATGAAAACCGCTGTATATTATAACAATAACGATATCAGGATAGAGGATAGACGGAAACCTCAAATTAAAGACGGGGAAATCCTGGTCAGAGTCAGAGCGTCCGGCATCTGCGGAACCGATCTGATGGAGTGGTATCGCATCAAGAAAGCCCCTCGTGTATTGGGTCATGAGATGGCAGGGGAGATTGTCGGCTCAAGGTCTGATAAATTCAATA from Candidatus Methanoperedens sp. includes these protein-coding regions:
- the lsrF gene encoding 3-hydroxy-5-phosphonooxypentane-2,4-dione thiolase; amino-acid sequence: MNWGMKNRLSRIIKPGTGRCVMLAVDHGYFQGPTTGLSNLGKTVEPLLPYADALMITRGAIRNWIDPASDIPVILRVSGGQSILKELSNEIITTNIEDAIRINASAITCSVYVGGEYEKETIDNLSKLVDEGEKYGIPVLAVTAVGKEMARDARYLGLASRICVEIGAHMIKTYYTEDFGNVVEACGNVPVVIAGGKKLPEMEALQMSYNAVSDGAVGVDMGRNIFQSDNPGGMIKAVRAIVHDGKSVEDAYEIYEQSK